GTGCTGTTTTCATAGTATATCCTGCAAATAATAAAATGGGAACGTATAAAATTCCTCCTCCCATTCCTATCATTGAAAAGAAAGTAGAAACACAAAAGAAGGTAAGAGATAATAGTATTATGCTTTCCATATTAACCTCTCTTTATTCTCTAGATTTAAATTTCCATATGAATATTTAATTATCATTATAATTTTCCTCCATTAGTATGTATATTTATAGATATATTAGTTTATTTATTTACTATACTCTTGACATCTATCCTTGTCAATTTGTTTTTTAAATTTGTCTTTTAAAATTATTAAAGATTTGATACTATAGTTAGTAAGTAGAGAGAATATATTCTATACATTTAATAAACAAACTACATACTGACAAACTTAAGTATGCATATTGTCAAAGGAGAATTAGTATGAATACAGATAAAATTAGTTTAATTGTTGGTTTTTTAATATTGTCTTCAGTTTTTTCATTGAGAATTTCAAAAAAATATAGCCTGCCAAGTTTATTATTATTTTTAGGAGTTGGAATGATGGCAGGGTCAGAGGGGATTGGTGGAATATATTTTGATAATATGGCCATTGCCCAATTAATTGGTGGAATATCCCTGGCATTTATACTTTTTAATGGTGCCTTTTCAACAAAGATGGAGGTTTTAAAAGAAGGTGGAAAAGAAGGTTTAATGCTAGCTTTCATAGGAGTAATTATAAATACATGTATTGTTGGAATAATAGTTTATTTTGTTAGTAGTTTTAGTATATTGTATTCCCTTTTAATAGGAGCTATTGTATCTTCAACAGATGCTTCAGCAGTTATGTCATTACTTTCCTTTGGAGGACTTAGATTAAAGAAAAAAGTTTCTTCAATTCTTTTAGTTGAGTCAGGAACAAATGATCCAATGGCAAATGTAATTATAATTTTATTAATAAGTATAATGACTAGACCAGATTTTTCTTCCCTTGAG
The window above is part of the Fusobacterium sp. IOR10 genome. Proteins encoded here:
- a CDS encoding potassium/proton antiporter, which gives rise to MNTDKISLIVGFLILSSVFSLRISKKYSLPSLLLFLGVGMMAGSEGIGGIYFDNMAIAQLIGGISLAFILFNGAFSTKMEVLKEGGKEGLMLAFIGVIINTCIVGIIVYFVSSFSILYSLLIGAIVSSTDASAVMSLLSFGGLRLKKKVSSILLVESGTNDPMANVIIILLISIMTRPDFSSLEGITFLFLQVVVGGVIGYLSARVSIEMLKRFALKLPAIYQLTMVSGVFLTFGLTNILKGNGYLAIYIYGLILGNSGIHFKKSSKEFFGSLSWGIEMGIFIILGLLVFPSKLIHVWKIGTFIGLSLMLFARPLSVIITLYKSKLNMKEKLFISWGGLKGGSSNCFCNITCSCKYRWS